From the Desmodus rotundus isolate HL8 chromosome Y, HLdesRot8A.1, whole genome shotgun sequence genome, one window contains:
- the LOC139440583 gene encoding CD99 antigen-like isoform X1 translates to MARRAVLALLLIGLLNALVSAQDDFNLLDALDDTEKKPTPTPKKPSSGDDFSLEDAVIGGGHDDPMPPSPPRPKPNPNPNHPGTSGGFSDADLVDHTSGGAGGGGGGVGDGGGGGGGNQRHDGEEQGEPQGVVPGIIGAVVVAVAGAISSFIAYQKKKLCFKENTDQGDINMETNRTTNTEPLVQQTIVEK, encoded by the exons ATGGCGCGCCGGGCTGTCCTCGCGCTGCTGCTGATCGGCCTGCTGAACGCTCTGGTGTCCGCGCAGG ATGATTTCAATTTATTGGATGCCCTGGACG acactGAGAAGAAGCCCACACCAACCCCCAAAAAACCCTCATCTG GTGATGACTTCAGTTTAGAAGACGCAGTGATTGGGGGAGGACACG ATGATCCCATGCCTCCCAGTCCACCGAGACCAAAACCGAATCCAAACCCCAACCACCCGGGAACCTCTG GTGGGTTTTCAGATGCCGACCTGGTTGACCACACGTCCGGAGGAG CAggaggtggtggcggtggtgttGGCGACGGCGGTGGCGGAGGCGGAGGCAACCAGAGGCATGATGGGGAGGAACAAG GCGAGCCCCAGGGCGTGGTCCCTGGCATCATAGGGGCCGTGGTGGTGGCCGTGGCCGGGGCCATTTCCAGCTTCATTGCCTACCAGAAGAAGAAACTGTGCTTCAAAGAAAACA CCGACCAGGGGGACATCAACATGGAGACCAATCGCACCACCAACACAGAACCGCTCG TTCAACAGACGATTGTCGAGAAGTAG
- the LOC139440583 gene encoding CD99 antigen-like isoform X2, protein MARRAVLALLLIGLLNALVSAQDDFNLLDALDDTEKKPTPTPKKPSSGDDFSLEDAVIGGGHDDPMPPSPPRPKPNPNPNHPGTSGGFSDADLVDHTSGGGGGGGGVGDGGGGGGGNQRHDGEEQGEPQGVVPGIIGAVVVAVAGAISSFIAYQKKKLCFKENTDQGDINMETNRTTNTEPLVQQTIVEK, encoded by the exons ATGGCGCGCCGGGCTGTCCTCGCGCTGCTGCTGATCGGCCTGCTGAACGCTCTGGTGTCCGCGCAGG ATGATTTCAATTTATTGGATGCCCTGGACG acactGAGAAGAAGCCCACACCAACCCCCAAAAAACCCTCATCTG GTGATGACTTCAGTTTAGAAGACGCAGTGATTGGGGGAGGACACG ATGATCCCATGCCTCCCAGTCCACCGAGACCAAAACCGAATCCAAACCCCAACCACCCGGGAACCTCTG GTGGGTTTTCAGATGCCGACCTGGTTGACCACACGTCCGGAGGAG gaggtggtggcggtggtgttGGCGACGGCGGTGGCGGAGGCGGAGGCAACCAGAGGCATGATGGGGAGGAACAAG GCGAGCCCCAGGGCGTGGTCCCTGGCATCATAGGGGCCGTGGTGGTGGCCGTGGCCGGGGCCATTTCCAGCTTCATTGCCTACCAGAAGAAGAAACTGTGCTTCAAAGAAAACA CCGACCAGGGGGACATCAACATGGAGACCAATCGCACCACCAACACAGAACCGCTCG TTCAACAGACGATTGTCGAGAAGTAG
- the LOC139440583 gene encoding CD99 antigen-like isoform X3: MARRAVLALLLIGLLNALVSAQDDFNLLDALDDTEKKPTPTPKKPSSGDDFSLEDAVIGGGHDDPMPPSPPRPKPNPNPNHPGTSGGFSDADLVDHTSGGAGGGGGGVGDGGGGGGGNQRHDGEEQGEPQGVVPGIIGAVVVAVAGAISSFIAYQKKKLCFKENNEAKM, from the exons ATGGCGCGCCGGGCTGTCCTCGCGCTGCTGCTGATCGGCCTGCTGAACGCTCTGGTGTCCGCGCAGG ATGATTTCAATTTATTGGATGCCCTGGACG acactGAGAAGAAGCCCACACCAACCCCCAAAAAACCCTCATCTG GTGATGACTTCAGTTTAGAAGACGCAGTGATTGGGGGAGGACACG ATGATCCCATGCCTCCCAGTCCACCGAGACCAAAACCGAATCCAAACCCCAACCACCCGGGAACCTCTG GTGGGTTTTCAGATGCCGACCTGGTTGACCACACGTCCGGAGGAG CAggaggtggtggcggtggtgttGGCGACGGCGGTGGCGGAGGCGGAGGCAACCAGAGGCATGATGGGGAGGAACAAG GCGAGCCCCAGGGCGTGGTCCCTGGCATCATAGGGGCCGTGGTGGTGGCCGTGGCCGGGGCCATTTCCAGCTTCATTGCCTACCAGAAGAAGAAACTGTGCTTCAAAGAAAACA ATGAAGCAAAGATGTAG